One window of Syngnathus acus chromosome 16, fSynAcu1.2, whole genome shotgun sequence genomic DNA carries:
- the azi2 gene encoding 5-azacytidine-induced protein 2 isoform X2 has product MEHQAVDDDICILKHETADTAAGESPVSVCAGDESVASHFALVTAYEDIKKRLRETEQDNTFLRKRVKQLEDKLFRPEVSEGPQYVNKAFSAYRGIYIEKEDLQMELNKLKKEKSESERLLTEQLQSKELELLQLRTEMETSQVMKSLNSPQDSWQMDCVSAQRKILQLQEELDRLSLKHSEQLEMRGDELCDLNGPNSEHNPRERSMQQAYETLHSEIARLRSELRHQRGLIRRLRPLISDTRRGPIQCLQETESNRRAVVQAPLPQPPPALPSCSGRPCPPPAGGQTSALLPDILREDCWCNGPWPTQQCSGEALARNEASSVVLPPPPLNQASIDDSSRSFPSPPKPSDALFWELHSAASNSSSLNGNCSPRSPPNTESIKRF; this is encoded by the exons ATGGAACATCAGGCTGTGGATGATGACATCTGCATCCTCAAACACGAGACGGCCGACACGGCTGCGGGAGAAAGCCCCGTATCGGTGTGTGCCGGCGATGAATCTGTAGCTTCTCATTTCGCCCTGGTCACAGCCTATGAGGACATCAAAAAGCGCCTGAGAGAGACCGAGCAAGATAACACTTTCCTTAGGAAACGAGTTAAGCAGCTGGAGGATAAG CTCTTCCGGCCAGAGGTTTCAGAGGGTCCCCAATATGTCAACAAGGCCTTCAGCGCATATCGAGGTATATATATTGAAAAGGAGGACCTGCAGATGGAGCTAAACAAGCTG aaaaaggagaagagTGAGAGCGAGAGGCTCCTGACAGAGCAGCTTCAAAGCAAAGAGCTGGAGCTGCTCCAGCTGAGGACCGAGATGGAGACCAGCCAAG TCATGAAGAGCTTGAACAGTCCTCAGGACTCCTGGCAGATGGACTGTGTCAGTGCTCAGCGAAAAATCCTTCAACTTCAGGAGGAGCTGGACCGCTTGTCCCTGAAACACAGCGAGCAACTGGAAATGAGAGGG GACGAATTGTGTGACCTGAACGGACCAAACTCGGAACACAATCCCAG GGAGAGGAGCATGCAGCAGGCATACGAGACTTTGCATTCTGAGATCGCCCGTCTCCGTTCAGAGCTCAGGCACCAAAGAGGCCTGATTCGGAGGCTCAGACCATTGATCAGTGACACAAGACGAG GTCCAATTCAGTGTCTGCAAGAGACGGAGAGCAATCGGCGCGCAGTCGTTCAGGCTCCGCTACCTCAACCCCCCCCCGCATTGCCCTCGTGTTCCGGCCGCCCCTGTCCCCCCCCCGCGGGTGGCCAGACTAGCGCCTTGCTGCCGGACATTTTGCGAGAGGACTGCTGGTGTAACGGTCCGTGGCCAACGCAGCAGTGCTCCGGCGAGGCTTTGGCCAGGAACGAGGCCTCTTCTGTTGttttgccgccgccgcccctgAACCAGGCCTCCATAGATGACAGCTCCAGGTCCTTCCCCAGTCCCCCCAAACCGAGTGACGCCCTTTTCTGGGAGCTACACTCGGCCGCATCCAATTCATCTTCCTTGAATGGAAACTGTAGTCCTAGGAGCCCTCCCAATACAGAGTCTATCAAGCGCTTTTGA
- the cmc1 gene encoding COX assembly mitochondrial protein homolog isoform X1, giving the protein MEATKTAEANVFFFFWPVSEEIHLRHVETDVLIPKMMREKAKERCADRVEAFNHCCKDSGFFMVFKCREENAALKDCLTRHYEDPDFFQTCKQEYIQEKMEFERTGIPAKNRRQKLPTSM; this is encoded by the exons ATGGAAGCAACAAAAACAG CAGAAgccaatgtatttttttttttttggcctgtTTCAGAGGAGATCCACTTAAGACATGTGGAGACAGATGTGCTCATTCCCAAAATGATGAGGGAGAAAGCCAAGGAGCGCTGCGCTGACAGAGTTGAAG CTTTCAACCACTGTTGCAAAGATTCCGGCTTCTTCATGGTGTTCAAGTGTCGAGAGGAGAACGCTGCCTTGAAAGACTGTCTGACACGCCA CTACGAAGACCCTGACTTTTTTCAGACGTGTAAGCAGGAATACATCCAGGAGAAAATGGAGTTTGAGCGGACGGGGATCCCTGCAAAGAACAGACGGCAAAAGCTCCCAACAAGCATGTAA
- the cmc1 gene encoding COX assembly mitochondrial protein homolog isoform X2: protein MEATKTEEIHLRHVETDVLIPKMMREKAKERCADRVEAFNHCCKDSGFFMVFKCREENAALKDCLTRHYEDPDFFQTCKQEYIQEKMEFERTGIPAKNRRQKLPTSM from the exons ATGGAAGCAACAAAAACAG AGGAGATCCACTTAAGACATGTGGAGACAGATGTGCTCATTCCCAAAATGATGAGGGAGAAAGCCAAGGAGCGCTGCGCTGACAGAGTTGAAG CTTTCAACCACTGTTGCAAAGATTCCGGCTTCTTCATGGTGTTCAAGTGTCGAGAGGAGAACGCTGCCTTGAAAGACTGTCTGACACGCCA CTACGAAGACCCTGACTTTTTTCAGACGTGTAAGCAGGAATACATCCAGGAGAAAATGGAGTTTGAGCGGACGGGGATCCCTGCAAAGAACAGACGGCAAAAGCTCCCAACAAGCATGTAA
- the azi2 gene encoding 5-azacytidine-induced protein 2 isoform X3, with amino-acid sequence MEHQAVDDDICILKHETADTAAGESPVSVCAGDESVASHFALVTAYEDIKKRLRETEQDNTFLRKRVKQLEDKKKEKSESERLLTEQLQSKELELLQLRTEMETSQVMKSLNSPQDSWQMDCVSAQRKILQLQEELDRLSLKHSEQLEMRGDELCDLNGPNSEHNPRERSMQQAYETLHSEIARLRSELRHQRGLIRRLRPLISDTRRAGPIQCLQETESNRRAVVQAPLPQPPPALPSCSGRPCPPPAGGQTSALLPDILREDCWCNGPWPTQQCSGEALARNEASSVVLPPPPLNQASIDDSSRSFPSPPKPSDALFWELHSAASNSSSLNGNCSPRSPPNTESIKRF; translated from the exons ATGGAACATCAGGCTGTGGATGATGACATCTGCATCCTCAAACACGAGACGGCCGACACGGCTGCGGGAGAAAGCCCCGTATCGGTGTGTGCCGGCGATGAATCTGTAGCTTCTCATTTCGCCCTGGTCACAGCCTATGAGGACATCAAAAAGCGCCTGAGAGAGACCGAGCAAGATAACACTTTCCTTAGGAAACGAGTTAAGCAGCTGGAGGATAAG aaaaaggagaagagTGAGAGCGAGAGGCTCCTGACAGAGCAGCTTCAAAGCAAAGAGCTGGAGCTGCTCCAGCTGAGGACCGAGATGGAGACCAGCCAAG TCATGAAGAGCTTGAACAGTCCTCAGGACTCCTGGCAGATGGACTGTGTCAGTGCTCAGCGAAAAATCCTTCAACTTCAGGAGGAGCTGGACCGCTTGTCCCTGAAACACAGCGAGCAACTGGAAATGAGAGGG GACGAATTGTGTGACCTGAACGGACCAAACTCGGAACACAATCCCAG GGAGAGGAGCATGCAGCAGGCATACGAGACTTTGCATTCTGAGATCGCCCGTCTCCGTTCAGAGCTCAGGCACCAAAGAGGCCTGATTCGGAGGCTCAGACCATTGATCAGTGACACAAGACGAG CAGGTCCAATTCAGTGTCTGCAAGAGACGGAGAGCAATCGGCGCGCAGTCGTTCAGGCTCCGCTACCTCAACCCCCCCCCGCATTGCCCTCGTGTTCCGGCCGCCCCTGTCCCCCCCCCGCGGGTGGCCAGACTAGCGCCTTGCTGCCGGACATTTTGCGAGAGGACTGCTGGTGTAACGGTCCGTGGCCAACGCAGCAGTGCTCCGGCGAGGCTTTGGCCAGGAACGAGGCCTCTTCTGTTGttttgccgccgccgcccctgAACCAGGCCTCCATAGATGACAGCTCCAGGTCCTTCCCCAGTCCCCCCAAACCGAGTGACGCCCTTTTCTGGGAGCTACACTCGGCCGCATCCAATTCATCTTCCTTGAATGGAAACTGTAGTCCTAGGAGCCCTCCCAATACAGAGTCTATCAAGCGCTTTTGA
- the azi2 gene encoding 5-azacytidine-induced protein 2 isoform X1: MEHQAVDDDICILKHETADTAAGESPVSVCAGDESVASHFALVTAYEDIKKRLRETEQDNTFLRKRVKQLEDKLFRPEVSEGPQYVNKAFSAYRGIYIEKEDLQMELNKLKKEKSESERLLTEQLQSKELELLQLRTEMETSQVMKSLNSPQDSWQMDCVSAQRKILQLQEELDRLSLKHSEQLEMRGDELCDLNGPNSEHNPRERSMQQAYETLHSEIARLRSELRHQRGLIRRLRPLISDTRRAGPIQCLQETESNRRAVVQAPLPQPPPALPSCSGRPCPPPAGGQTSALLPDILREDCWCNGPWPTQQCSGEALARNEASSVVLPPPPLNQASIDDSSRSFPSPPKPSDALFWELHSAASNSSSLNGNCSPRSPPNTESIKRF, from the exons ATGGAACATCAGGCTGTGGATGATGACATCTGCATCCTCAAACACGAGACGGCCGACACGGCTGCGGGAGAAAGCCCCGTATCGGTGTGTGCCGGCGATGAATCTGTAGCTTCTCATTTCGCCCTGGTCACAGCCTATGAGGACATCAAAAAGCGCCTGAGAGAGACCGAGCAAGATAACACTTTCCTTAGGAAACGAGTTAAGCAGCTGGAGGATAAG CTCTTCCGGCCAGAGGTTTCAGAGGGTCCCCAATATGTCAACAAGGCCTTCAGCGCATATCGAGGTATATATATTGAAAAGGAGGACCTGCAGATGGAGCTAAACAAGCTG aaaaaggagaagagTGAGAGCGAGAGGCTCCTGACAGAGCAGCTTCAAAGCAAAGAGCTGGAGCTGCTCCAGCTGAGGACCGAGATGGAGACCAGCCAAG TCATGAAGAGCTTGAACAGTCCTCAGGACTCCTGGCAGATGGACTGTGTCAGTGCTCAGCGAAAAATCCTTCAACTTCAGGAGGAGCTGGACCGCTTGTCCCTGAAACACAGCGAGCAACTGGAAATGAGAGGG GACGAATTGTGTGACCTGAACGGACCAAACTCGGAACACAATCCCAG GGAGAGGAGCATGCAGCAGGCATACGAGACTTTGCATTCTGAGATCGCCCGTCTCCGTTCAGAGCTCAGGCACCAAAGAGGCCTGATTCGGAGGCTCAGACCATTGATCAGTGACACAAGACGAG CAGGTCCAATTCAGTGTCTGCAAGAGACGGAGAGCAATCGGCGCGCAGTCGTTCAGGCTCCGCTACCTCAACCCCCCCCCGCATTGCCCTCGTGTTCCGGCCGCCCCTGTCCCCCCCCCGCGGGTGGCCAGACTAGCGCCTTGCTGCCGGACATTTTGCGAGAGGACTGCTGGTGTAACGGTCCGTGGCCAACGCAGCAGTGCTCCGGCGAGGCTTTGGCCAGGAACGAGGCCTCTTCTGTTGttttgccgccgccgcccctgAACCAGGCCTCCATAGATGACAGCTCCAGGTCCTTCCCCAGTCCCCCCAAACCGAGTGACGCCCTTTTCTGGGAGCTACACTCGGCCGCATCCAATTCATCTTCCTTGAATGGAAACTGTAGTCCTAGGAGCCCTCCCAATACAGAGTCTATCAAGCGCTTTTGA
- the LOC119136498 gene encoding eomesodermin-like, translating to MLKTESFSSKGSVEERRKSPLSGGKETAAAASGSGYAEAGFGPQRYCGPPKASTDSTTTRSFITYSPGGSIYAAPSGTARYPTSLHLGYPPSAALRSHFSSTYQMGQSLYPPYSGSGPALDGAGARAHVYLCKQPLWLKFHRHQTEMIITKQGRRMFPFLSFNMAGLSLTAHYNVFVEVALADPNHWRFQGGKWVTCGKADSSSQGNKLYMHPESPNTGAHWMRQETSFSKLKLTNNKGSTQSISQMIVLLSLHKYQPRLHIVEVTENGVEDIDVDAKTQTFVFPETQFIAVTAYQNTDITQLKIDHNPFAKGFRDNYDSMYTASDNERLTPSPTDSPRAHQIVPGARYNVQPLLGDHHFVNNFPPSRLYDGGGERAVPQSNGLLSAEDGASQRWFVTTPVQHGTSGHKYEGDYSSSLLPYAMKSLSVPPAAAAASHHHHHHHHHGLSYFPDSPFSHDMPNVWGPRGAMTPSLPWSPRPGLTDAHCEKAKPHLENEATGAAGSWADTQPSCLPLDKSDSYAPACSKHLSTKDSAVDMKCDDAACVSAGSLSKDAHSSKAMAAYYSFYTG from the exons ATGCTCAAGACAGAGTCATTTTCCTCCAAAGGCTCGGTGGAAGAGAGGCGCAAGTCTCCGCTTTCAGGAGGCAAagagacggcggcggcggcctccGGCAGCGGGTACGCGGAGGCCGGCTTTGGCCCGCAACGCTACTGCGGTCCGCCCAAAGCCAGCACAGATTCCACCACGACTCGCTCCTTCATTACGTACAGCCCCGGCGGGAGCATCTACGCCGCCCCGTCCGGCACAGCCAGATACCCGACATCTCTCCACTTGGGATACCCCCCGAGCGCGGCTCTGCGCAGTCACTTCAGCTCGACCTACCAGATGGGCCAGAGCCTCTACCCGCCGTATAGCGGTTCGGGCCCGGCTCTGGACGGGGCGGGCGCCAGGGCCCACGTCTATCTGTGCAAGCAGCCTCTGTGGCTCAAGTTTCACCGACACCAGACCGAAATGATCATCACCAAGCAGGGCAG GCGAATGTTCCCGTTTCTGAGCTTTAACATGGCGGGTCTAAGCCTGACGGCGCACTACAACGTATTTGTGGAGGTGGCactggccgatccaaaccactGGAGATTTCAAGGCGGCAAGTGGGTCACCTGTGGCAAAGCGGACAGCAGCAGCCAAG GGAACAAATTGTACATGCACCCAGAATCTCCCAACACTGGGGCCCACTGGATGAGACAGGAAACCTCCTTCAGCAAATTGAAACTCACCAACAACAAAGGATCAACTCAAAGCATATCGCAG ATGATCGTCCTGCTGTCCTTACACAAGTATCAGCCCAGGCTTCACATCGTGGAGGTGACCGAGAACGGCGTGGAGGATATCGACGTTGATGCAAAGACTCAGACCTTCGTATTTCCAGAGACCCAATTCATAGCCGTCACTGCTTACCAGAACACTGAC ATTACACAGCTGAAAATTGACCACAACCCTTTTGCCAAAGGATTCAGAGATAATTATGATTC GATGTATACAGCCTCAGACAACGAGCGCCTCACCCCTTCCCCGACGGACTCGCCTCGCGCTCACCAGATTGTCCCCGGTGCCCGTTACAACGTGCAACCCCTCTTAGGGGACCACCACTTTGTCAACAACTTTCCACCGAGCCGATTGtacgacggcggcggcgagcGAGCCGTGCCTCAAAGCAACGGCCTCCTCTCGGCCGAAGACGGAGCCTCTCAGCGATGGTTTGTTACTACCCCCGTGCAACACGGGACGAGCGGCCACAAGTACGAGGGCGACTACTCCAGTTCCCTTCTCCCTTACGCTATGAAATCGCTTTCCGTgccgccggcggcggcggcggcgtcccaccaccaccaccaccaccaccaccacgggCTGAGCTACTTCCCAGACTCTCCGTTCAGCCATGACATGCCAAACGTGTGGGGCCCCCGGGGAGCGATGACTCCGAGTCTGCCTTGGTCGCCGAGGCCCGGTCTCACTGATGCACACTGTGAGAAGGCGAAGCCACACTTGGAGAATGAGGCGACCGGTGCCGCCGGCTCCTGGGCAGACACACAGCCGTCTTGTCTTCCGCTCGACAAGAGCGATTCTTATGCGCCAGCTTGCAGCAAGCATTTGAGCACCAAGGACTCGGCCGTCGACATGAAATGTGACGACGCGGCGTGTGTTTCCGCCGGCTCCCTTAGCAAGGACGCGCACTCGTCCAAAGCGATGGCCGCTTACTATTCGTTTTACACAGGTTAA